TGATTTCTCGGCCGATGAAGTCATCGAGGTTGAAATCCGCCGCGCCGCTGGCACCGATGTTCAGGCTGTCGGGCGTCTTGAGCAGCAACTCGTATTCGAAGAGCTCGTTGACGCATTCCCGGCCGGACAAGCGCACCGGCTCCAGCGCCGGGCGGCCCAGGAAAACAGGAATGGCGGGACTTTGGATTTGGAGCGTGCGTGAAGAAGGCATCGCCGCAGTGTTCCGGCTGGCCCGGGATAACACTGAGAACAATGGTCAACCCATGCGCGTCCAGGGCCATAAAACCGCCGATCGCAGGAGATATGTCATGCCTTGCCCTCAGGCCGGCATGTCCGTCCGCGGCAACCGCAGGTGTTTCTTCAACGTCTCGAACACCTGCCGCGTGACCGGGTTCACCACATGGCTTCGCACATACAGGTAGTACGCGAGATCAGGCAGCCGCGGCATGCCGTCGCCCGCGCCCAGCACACGCAACCCCGCATCAAGCTGCTCCACGCCTCGTGCGGTCACACCGAGCCCCGCCCTCAGCGCCGCCTTGATGCCGATCAGGCTCGACGACGTGTACCGCGGTGTCCACGCCACGCCCGCGGCATCCAGCGCCTCGTGCCCGATGCGCCGGAAGATGCTCGGCCCGTCCGCCATGATCAGCGGCACCGGCTTCGTCGGATCGTGCACATAGCTCGCCGCGCACAGCCACACGGTGGGTGAGTTGCGCAGCACCACGCCCTCGAACTGCGCCTGCGGATCGGCGCGGTTGGAGATGATCATGTCGACCTCGCCGCTCTTGAGCGAAGTCATCAGGTACGGGCTGCGGCCGATGTGGATGTCCAGCTGCAGCAACGGCGAGGTGCGGGCCACTTCGGCCAGCAGCAGCGGCAGCATGGTCTCGGCCACGTCGTGCGGCGCGCCGAT
This region of Variovorax sp. RKNM96 genomic DNA includes:
- a CDS encoding LysR substrate-binding domain-containing protein codes for the protein MPTLDLELLRSFAAVVSHHSFAAAAVHLGRTQSAITQQMQRLEEQIGHPLFIKQGRQKRLTEHGERLLSYAHHMLALNDEALRSLRQGQLEGNLRIGAPHDVAETMLPLLLAEVARTSPLLQLDIHIGRSPYLMTSLKSGEVDMIISNRADPQAQFEGVVLRNSPTVWLCAASYVHDPTKPVPLIMADGPSIFRRIGHEALDAAGVAWTPRYTSSSLIGIKAALRAGLGVTARGVEQLDAGLRVLGAGDGMPRLPDLAYYLYVRSHVVNPVTRQVFETLKKHLRLPRTDMPA